From the Candidatus Bathyarchaeota archaeon genome, one window contains:
- a CDS encoding alpha/beta hydrolase codes for MSEKTLQLAGYKCQSLLHKADGVPVVLLHGYSYTVDVWQRIGTTQLFAEKKIPFLALDMPYGAKSSCQPKTQDVDANVAVVQAAVEMFFGSHAPVILGASLGGKIALNYAAKYPVKGLFLVAPASALDSTLAKSYSQFSFPVRIVWGSEDNLVQGEDMRTLAGKLSHAKLFTYQDAGHSAYLAEPKRFNREVLELYAAAEQL; via the coding sequence TTGTCTGAGAAAACACTGCAACTTGCAGGTTACAAATGCCAAAGCCTACTGCATAAAGCCGATGGTGTCCCCGTCGTTTTGCTTCACGGCTACTCGTACACGGTGGATGTTTGGCAACGCATAGGCACCACGCAGTTGTTTGCTGAGAAAAAGATTCCGTTTTTGGCGCTGGATATGCCTTACGGAGCCAAAAGCAGTTGTCAACCTAAAACTCAAGACGTAGACGCGAACGTTGCGGTGGTTCAGGCGGCGGTGGAGATGTTTTTTGGCTCGCATGCTCCTGTTATTTTGGGTGCAAGCTTAGGTGGCAAAATTGCTCTTAACTACGCCGCCAAGTACCCCGTAAAAGGCTTGTTTTTAGTTGCGCCTGCCAGCGCCCTTGACTCCACACTTGCCAAATCGTATTCCCAGTTTAGTTTTCCTGTGCGCATTGTGTGGGGTTCGGAGGATAATTTGGTGCAAGGTGAAGATATGCGTACTTTAGCTGGCAAACTTTCACACGCGAAGCTTTTTACGTATCAGGATGCGGGGCATTCTGCATATCTGGCTGAGCCCAAACGTTTTAACCGTGAAGTGCTAGAGCTCTACGCCGCCGCCGAGCAGCTTTAA
- a CDS encoding cytochrome B5, with protein sequence MGEEKTFSLEELAKYNGQNGNPAYVGYKGKVYDVSNSSFWSGGDHLSSHQAGNDLTAELEIAPHGPENLDNMKVVGKLAP encoded by the coding sequence TTGGGAGAAGAAAAAACCTTTTCACTTGAAGAACTCGCAAAATACAATGGACAAAACGGCAACCCCGCATACGTAGGATACAAAGGCAAAGTCTACGACGTATCCAACAGCTCCTTCTGGTCAGGCGGCGACCACTTAAGCTCACACCAAGCAGGCAACGACCTAACCGCCGAACTAGAAATCGCACCCCACGGACCAGAAAACCTCGACAACATGAAAGTCGTCGGCAAACTCGCACCCTAA
- a CDS encoding zinc-ribbon domain-containing protein: protein MYYCRKCGARLDEGARFCRLCGTPTVAAAQPKHTPVIQRSRSSALPLLISVVAAIAIVGFLLAFLFFVPVNDVDFADSKSIPKSGAVDMIKLDFEADIAQVNVVCTDLPDDFVRVDVTAQGSTGFLGSSEPVELSLSSQTSSGVLTVTSEVSRSETWLSSFALDVTCNVYVDASAVVDLDVQNTVGTITLSADAPVTFEDLSLQTQTGTVEADLLDTVFVNGDISIETTTGRVNFVWNNIHVSPTSEVKLGSTTGSVTASVLHSRDLSGNVSFNAKTTTGRVNLNLNISGQVGAQITSDTDVGSINVDSTNFVGDESPIYSSNYPAAGNFLVDLETTTGSVNINAVYTPKELSTQEQVRNQVMAYIEANHPETAVFMQVFAWTGGRVDTGLIGAETYTYLSSGWNVTLQYPVVPNAPYTVTADYSATTADGQASIPYRIIWTGTWQNNTITEESYVFAQ, encoded by the coding sequence ATGTATTATTGTCGTAAATGTGGTGCTAGACTAGATGAGGGTGCACGGTTTTGCAGACTCTGCGGTACTCCAACCGTAGCTGCTGCGCAACCCAAACATACACCTGTCATACAAAGGAGCCGCTCCAGTGCTCTCCCCTTGCTGATATCGGTCGTGGCGGCAATTGCCATTGTAGGTTTTCTTTTGGCGTTTTTGTTTTTTGTTCCCGTTAACGACGTAGATTTCGCAGACTCTAAATCCATTCCTAAATCTGGCGCCGTGGACATGATTAAACTGGATTTTGAGGCAGATATTGCACAGGTCAACGTGGTCTGTACAGATTTGCCTGACGATTTTGTTCGAGTGGACGTTACTGCGCAGGGGTCAACTGGGTTTTTAGGTTCCTCAGAGCCTGTAGAGTTGAGTTTAAGCAGCCAAACCAGCAGTGGAGTCTTAACTGTGACCTCTGAGGTTTCGCGGTCTGAAACCTGGCTTTCATCGTTTGCTTTAGATGTAACCTGCAACGTTTACGTTGACGCCTCCGCCGTTGTTGATTTGGACGTGCAAAACACGGTGGGAACGATAACTTTGAGTGCTGATGCGCCTGTGACGTTTGAGGATTTATCGTTGCAGACACAAACTGGCACCGTTGAAGCCGACCTACTAGATACTGTATTTGTTAACGGCGATATTTCCATCGAAACCACAACAGGCAGAGTCAATTTTGTCTGGAACAACATCCACGTTTCCCCAACCAGCGAAGTCAAACTTGGCTCCACCACGGGCTCGGTAACTGCGTCCGTTTTGCACAGCAGGGATTTGTCTGGAAACGTTTCCTTTAACGCCAAAACCACCACTGGCAGAGTCAACTTGAACTTGAACATAAGCGGTCAAGTGGGCGCCCAGATAACCTCAGACACTGACGTGGGAAGCATAAACGTGGATTCAACAAATTTTGTCGGTGACGAATCGCCGATTTACTCAAGCAATTACCCCGCGGCGGGTAACTTTCTTGTGGATTTGGAAACTACCACTGGTAGCGTTAACATAAACGCGGTTTACACTCCAAAGGAGCTGTCGACTCAAGAGCAGGTGCGCAACCAAGTTATGGCGTACATCGAAGCGAATCATCCTGAAACCGCCGTGTTTATGCAGGTTTTTGCTTGGACAGGCGGCAGAGTGGACACGGGGCTTATAGGTGCTGAAACTTACACTTACCTAAGCAGCGGCTGGAACGTAACCCTACAGTACCCCGTGGTGCCAAACGCTCCCTACACCGTGACCGCCGATTACTCCGCTACCACCGCAGACGGGCAAGCTTCAATTCCCTACCGCATAATCTGGACAGGAACCTGGCAAAACAACACCATAACCGAAGAAAGCTACGTTTTCGCCCAGTAA
- a CDS encoding RDD family protein, with protein sequence MRKIEVVYCEKCGNPVPDDSLFCPSCGAPVAQGSRVNYGASAVSDLRLANWFERFVAWIIDVLVINVFLAILSAIIYFNPFVLSNSNWLPFWGWIPFVSFGGTSVASFLYWTLIESANNGRSIGKTAMRLRVVQTNGRPARIDQIAISSIGKSFLLIIDFIIGLILYPRKHQRVFNHISQTIVIHEQN encoded by the coding sequence GTGAGGAAAATAGAAGTGGTTTACTGCGAAAAATGTGGAAATCCAGTGCCTGATGATTCGCTGTTTTGTCCTAGCTGTGGCGCACCTGTAGCTCAGGGTTCACGCGTGAATTATGGGGCTTCAGCAGTTTCTGATTTGAGGTTGGCAAACTGGTTTGAACGTTTTGTTGCTTGGATCATAGATGTTTTGGTAATCAACGTTTTCTTAGCAATCCTAAGCGCTATAATTTACTTTAACCCCTTCGTCCTAAGCAACTCCAACTGGCTGCCCTTCTGGGGATGGATTCCCTTTGTCAGCTTTGGAGGAACGTCCGTAGCAAGCTTCCTTTACTGGACACTAATTGAAAGCGCAAACAACGGCAGGTCAATTGGCAAAACAGCCATGCGCCTTCGCGTAGTACAAACCAACGGCAGACCCGCAAGAATAGACCAAATAGCCATATCAAGCATAGGCAAATCCTTCCTGCTAATCATAGACTTCATAATAGGCTTAATCCTGTACCCCAGAAAACACCAACGCGTCTTCAACCACATATCACAAACCATCGTCATACACGAACAAAACTAG
- a CDS encoding PQQ-binding-like beta-propeller repeat protein: protein MRIHNDSLVCSFLALMVLAAILPVSINALPNTDSTPAEDNWVMFHHNAAHTGSSQSTAPKTNQTLWRFNTGGPVDSPTVFEDVVYVGSLDDNIYALDASSGQLLWAYQTGANVLSPAAVGEGLVFVGSEDFKVYALNATTGAFVWSYQTGYFVDSAILYHEGKVYAPSEDNNLYCLNATDGALLWSYATDGQIMLSSPALSEGIVYIGSQDGKVYALDASTGAFVWSYQTGEGIVSTPTISKGRLYIGSNDGNLYALNATTGNFLWSYTTNGPVFSGPAVAQDTVFVGSTDGKVYALDAISGAFVWSYQTADIIASSPAVSEGIVYIGSNDKKIYALDAFSGAFVWSYETREMVISLPVVSGGVVFVGSWDGALYALDAKDGTLKWRYVTGGVVDSSAAVVDGIVYVGGYDGYVYALNASTGVVALDEFSSEVLWRYKTGDMVMLSAPAVLGGVVYVGSYDGNVYALDAAEGIKIWNYTTGYAVVSSPAVVDGVVYVGSEDHNVYALDASEGIKIWNYTTNEQIHLSSPAVVDGTVYVGSNDHNLYALNATNGSLLWNYTTQNVVISSPAVSDGTVYVGSYDHNLYALDAKTGAPIWNYTTGGAVASSPAVSDGVVFVGSSDGYVYALDAVLGVELWRFGTEGDVASSPAVAEGMVFVGSYDGKVYALDASTGAFVWSYQTGDWVVSSPAISNGVLYVGSYDHAFYAIGELDNSGSQDDVWLGDVLWLVVVGLAVAVVLAALLALRYKRKKFR from the coding sequence GTGCGAATCCATAATGACTCGTTAGTTTGCTCTTTCTTAGCTCTGATGGTTTTAGCAGCGATTCTTCCTGTAAGCATCAACGCCTTACCCAACACAGACTCTACACCTGCTGAGGATAACTGGGTTATGTTTCACCACAACGCCGCACACACAGGCTCCTCCCAATCAACTGCTCCAAAAACAAACCAGACCCTATGGCGGTTCAACACAGGCGGACCAGTAGATTCCCCCACAGTCTTTGAGGATGTTGTGTACGTTGGCTCTTTGGATGATAACATATACGCTTTGGATGCGTCTTCGGGTCAGCTTTTGTGGGCGTATCAGACGGGCGCGAATGTTTTGTCTCCTGCGGCGGTGGGGGAAGGCTTGGTTTTCGTGGGCTCCGAAGACTTCAAAGTTTACGCTTTAAACGCAACCACAGGCGCTTTTGTGTGGAGCTACCAAACAGGCTACTTCGTCGACTCAGCCATCCTATACCACGAAGGCAAAGTCTACGCCCCCTCAGAAGACAACAACCTCTACTGCCTAAACGCCACAGACGGCGCACTGCTCTGGAGCTACGCTACCGACGGGCAAATCATGCTCTCCTCCCCCGCCCTCTCCGAGGGCATAGTTTACATAGGCTCACAAGACGGCAAAGTTTACGCTCTGGATGCATCCACGGGCGCTTTTGTGTGGAGCTACCAAACAGGCGAAGGCATAGTCTCAACCCCAACCATCTCAAAGGGCAGACTCTACATCGGCTCTAACGACGGCAACCTCTACGCGCTCAACGCCACCACGGGGAACTTTTTGTGGAGCTACACAACCAACGGTCCCGTGTTTTCAGGTCCCGCCGTAGCCCAAGACACAGTTTTTGTTGGCTCCACCGACGGCAAAGTTTACGCCTTGGATGCTATTTCGGGCGCGTTTGTGTGGAGCTACCAAACCGCAGATATCATAGCTTCTTCCCCCGCGGTTTCAGAGGGCATAGTCTACATCGGCTCCAACGACAAAAAAATCTATGCTTTGGATGCTTTTTCGGGCGCGTTTGTGTGGAGCTATGAAACCCGTGAGATGGTAATTTCTTTGCCTGTGGTTTCAGGTGGCGTGGTTTTTGTTGGTTCTTGGGATGGGGCGCTTTACGCTTTGGACGCAAAGGATGGCACCTTGAAGTGGCGCTATGTCACGGGTGGGGTGGTGGATTCTTCTGCGGCGGTGGTGGATGGCATTGTGTATGTGGGTGGCTATGATGGTTACGTGTATGCTTTGAATGCTTCTACGGGGGTTGTGGCGTTGGATGAGTTTTCCAGTGAGGTGTTGTGGCGATACAAGACAGGGGATATGGTTATGCTTTCAGCTCCCGCGGTTTTAGGCGGTGTTGTGTATGTGGGATCGTATGATGGCAACGTGTACGCTTTGGATGCTGCAGAGGGTATCAAGATTTGGAATTACACCACAGGATACGCCGTTGTTTCCTCCCCCGCAGTAGTGGACGGTGTTGTGTATGTGGGTTCTGAAGACCATAACGTGTACGCCTTAGACGCCTCAGAGGGTATCAAGATTTGGAATTACACCACAAACGAACAAATTCACCTATCCTCCCCCGCTGTAGTCGACGGCACCGTGTATGTGGGTTCCAACGACCATAACCTCTACGCACTCAACGCCACCAACGGCTCTCTACTCTGGAACTACACCACCCAAAACGTAGTCATCTCCTCCCCCGCCGTATCCGACGGCACCGTGTATGTGGGCTCATACGACCATAACCTCTACGCTTTGGACGCAAAAACAGGCGCACCCATTTGGAACTACACTACAGGCGGAGCTGTGGCTTCTTCTCCTGCTGTATCCGACGGTGTGGTTTTTGTGGGTTCAAGCGATGGGTACGTGTATGCTTTGGATGCTGTTTTGGGTGTGGAGCTTTGGCGGTTTGGCACAGAGGGCGATGTGGCTTCTTCTCCTGCGGTTGCTGAAGGCATGGTTTTTGTGGGTTCGTATGACGGTAAAGTTTACGCTCTGGATGCGTCTACGGGCGCGTTTGTGTGGAGCTACCAGACGGGTGATTGGGTGGTTTCTTCTCCAGCCATATCTAACGGGGTTTTGTATGTGGGTTCGTATGATCACGCGTTTTATGCGATAGGTGAACTTGACAACTCGGGTTCCCAAGATGATGTGTGGTTAGGTGATGTTTTGTGGTTGGTGGTGGTTGGTTTGGCAGTGGCTGTTGTTTTGGCGGCGTTGCTGGCTTTGCGGTACAAAAGAAAAAAGTTTAGGTAA
- a CDS encoding PQQ-like beta-propeller repeat protein — protein MYKTANTQLNSKRQYVKLAAALALTAIILLSCLQIAPVQAKTKTFGFLNANPTVVGLGQTILFNSWVTPQPPMFPGTSDGIKRTGYYYDFTKPDGSTFTEGPRTSDGAGTDWFVITADELGTWKVKFRWAGDDLYEGCETVETTFVVQQDPPPGWSETPLPEGYWTRPISAADRGWYVIGGAWMQSTGRDSPCFNPYSTGPDTAHVLWTVETGMGGLIGGEYGATDYSCSAPSKVIMYGRAYYVANGAIHCVDVHTGEEIWNPPVPTTARSVFALPGPTPYLWALSSNRFERFDASTGESTKIVTGQPGGDELINLLGSSRSWRMNRQWLDSNGIFYINIDDSLERFIGTLAYDTKVSSTNFYAGVLWHIQRESMNSTTVHLYDYPYGNSTAEIIETYTMPIQDLASLAVDTANGIVFHLSNGGNSTAALNATTGELMWNIQREYYIEGQGVAMNGVGSCGATDTMKVYGFDLYTGEQIWESEPSTYPWGGFRAYSAGADYNNFYFLAYDGTIRAYDINTGNIEWTVSSGVDVSGETPYGTWPFYNNPAIVNGKVYATTAEHTPTHPLKRGDKLYGINSETGDVMWSILGCNQQIAISDGVLVASDSYTPVLYGFDKGQTETTVVTSQKIAARDAMVLFEGTVMDLSPAQPNTPAISDEDMSAWMEYIHMYQPKPDATGVQVHLTAIDPNGNLQDIGYATSDSLGNYAITWIPPVPGLYTVTATFEGSGAYYSSEAGTSFVALETAATPAASPSTPSTTQTPATPTPIQPASPSPSEAPQPPTSSTPTETYIVIGAAVIIIVAAAAALLLRQRK, from the coding sequence ATGTACAAAACCGCAAACACACAACTCAACTCGAAAAGACAATATGTTAAACTTGCGGCAGCTTTAGCATTGACAGCAATAATTCTACTGTCCTGTTTGCAAATCGCCCCAGTCCAAGCAAAAACCAAAACCTTTGGTTTCCTAAACGCAAACCCAACGGTTGTTGGTCTGGGACAAACAATATTGTTTAATTCGTGGGTTACCCCCCAGCCACCAATGTTTCCAGGAACAAGCGACGGAATAAAGCGCACCGGTTACTACTATGACTTCACCAAACCCGACGGAAGCACCTTCACGGAAGGACCGCGAACATCGGACGGTGCAGGAACAGACTGGTTTGTTATAACAGCAGATGAACTTGGAACTTGGAAAGTCAAATTCCGCTGGGCAGGAGATGACCTCTACGAAGGATGTGAAACTGTTGAGACAACATTTGTTGTACAACAAGACCCTCCCCCAGGATGGTCAGAAACCCCGCTTCCAGAAGGATACTGGACACGACCTATATCCGCAGCTGACCGTGGATGGTATGTAATCGGCGGAGCATGGATGCAATCAACAGGCAGAGACAGCCCATGCTTTAACCCCTACAGCACAGGACCAGACACTGCACACGTACTCTGGACAGTTGAAACAGGAATGGGCGGACTCATCGGAGGCGAATACGGAGCTACAGACTACAGCTGTTCAGCACCCTCTAAGGTCATCATGTACGGAAGAGCATACTACGTTGCAAATGGCGCCATTCACTGCGTTGATGTCCACACAGGAGAAGAAATATGGAACCCACCAGTACCTACAACTGCAAGGTCAGTGTTTGCTCTACCTGGACCTACTCCATACCTATGGGCACTTAGCTCAAACAGGTTTGAACGATTTGATGCCTCCACTGGAGAATCAACCAAAATCGTTACGGGTCAACCAGGCGGGGACGAACTCATAAATTTGCTGGGTTCATCCAGAAGCTGGCGTATGAACAGGCAATGGCTGGATTCAAACGGTATCTTCTACATTAACATTGACGACAGCTTGGAGCGTTTCATCGGAACATTGGCATATGACACCAAAGTGTCCAGCACCAACTTCTACGCAGGCGTACTTTGGCACATACAACGTGAAAGCATGAACTCAACCACAGTGCACCTCTACGATTACCCCTACGGCAACTCTACTGCTGAGATCATAGAAACCTACACCATGCCCATTCAGGACTTAGCCAGCTTGGCTGTTGACACTGCAAACGGCATAGTCTTCCACTTATCCAACGGAGGCAACTCCACTGCTGCACTTAACGCAACAACTGGAGAGCTAATGTGGAACATACAAAGAGAATACTACATTGAAGGACAAGGCGTAGCAATGAACGGCGTAGGCAGCTGCGGCGCAACTGATACCATGAAAGTCTACGGATTTGACCTCTACACTGGAGAGCAAATCTGGGAAAGCGAACCAAGCACTTACCCATGGGGTGGCTTTAGAGCCTACTCTGCAGGTGCTGACTACAACAACTTCTACTTCCTAGCCTACGACGGAACAATCCGAGCATACGACATAAACACTGGAAACATTGAATGGACAGTCTCTTCAGGCGTCGACGTAAGCGGCGAAACCCCCTACGGCACATGGCCCTTCTACAACAATCCCGCAATTGTCAACGGCAAAGTCTACGCAACCACAGCCGAACACACACCCACACACCCCCTCAAACGAGGCGATAAACTCTACGGCATCAACAGCGAAACAGGCGACGTAATGTGGAGCATACTAGGATGCAACCAGCAAATAGCCATCTCAGACGGCGTACTAGTAGCATCCGACAGCTACACACCAGTCCTATACGGCTTTGACAAAGGACAAACTGAAACAACCGTTGTAACTTCACAAAAGATTGCAGCAAGAGACGCAATGGTACTGTTTGAAGGAACAGTCATGGATCTGTCACCAGCGCAACCAAACACCCCCGCAATATCTGACGAGGACATGTCTGCATGGATGGAATATATACACATGTACCAGCCAAAACCAGACGCAACAGGCGTTCAAGTGCACCTAACAGCTATTGACCCCAACGGCAACCTCCAAGACATCGGCTACGCCACCAGCGACTCCTTAGGCAACTACGCAATCACATGGATACCCCCAGTACCAGGACTATACACAGTAACAGCCACCTTTGAAGGATCTGGCGCATACTACAGCAGCGAAGCAGGAACAAGCTTTGTAGCCTTAGAAACTGCCGCTACACCAGCAGCCTCACCATCAACACCATCAACTACTCAAACACCCGCTACTCCAACACCAATCCAGCCAGCCTCACCATCACCAAGTGAAGCACCACAGCCACCCACAAGCAGCACTCCAACTGAAACCTACATAGTCATAGGCGCAGCAGTCATCATAATCGTAGCCGCAGCAGCAGCACTACTCCTAAGACAACGCAAATAA
- a CDS encoding B12-binding domain-containing radical SAM protein, whose translation MKVLLVNPPQSFYPGSDLVSGNLPLGLMYMAAVLDKAGFEVEILDAFMFDAPPRNVGDTIEVGMTYEQLQQEIQKRKPHIIGIGNPFSTQIEHAKKVASVAKSLDPQVLTVVGGPHVTVMPKEFLDEAQAVDVAVIGEGEYTMLELAKAAAEKKAFDRVTGIAYRKNGKVTVTPPRPFIVDLDALPYPAYHLVDMEQYLNPVKIEYRSFKSRSISMITSRGCPYNCCFCSVHLHMGKTFRAHSPKYVADHIQYVIDKFGVKTLFFEDDNLTFDQKRFEAICDKMLERKINVNWETPNGIRADRLNLELLKKMKKSGCKSAFFGVESGDQYVLDNIIHKDLDLKRVEETVKLCKQIGLKSGAFFVIGFPGEKKENMERTVEFALRLKREYDVGMHLLVATPSYGTKLYEECLKKGYLKECLTPRALAEVRQTRGNPLIETEDFTAEEVKAIAENALQQYRKISLINTIKYPKTTLETLWNQPGIALRYIKNLFSSG comes from the coding sequence GTGAAAGTTCTTCTTGTTAATCCGCCGCAGTCGTTTTATCCTGGTTCGGATTTGGTTTCGGGTAATTTGCCGTTGGGTCTGATGTATATGGCGGCGGTTTTGGATAAGGCGGGTTTTGAAGTTGAGATTTTGGATGCGTTCATGTTTGATGCGCCGCCGCGAAACGTTGGGGACACCATTGAAGTTGGCATGACCTACGAGCAGTTGCAGCAGGAAATCCAAAAAAGAAAACCCCACATAATAGGAATAGGCAACCCGTTTTCCACGCAGATAGAGCACGCCAAAAAAGTCGCCTCAGTAGCCAAGTCTTTGGACCCACAGGTTTTGACGGTGGTGGGTGGTCCGCATGTGACGGTTATGCCCAAAGAGTTTTTGGATGAGGCACAGGCAGTTGACGTAGCAGTGATTGGCGAAGGCGAATACACGATGCTTGAGCTTGCCAAAGCCGCCGCGGAGAAAAAAGCCTTCGATCGCGTCACGGGGATTGCGTACCGAAAAAACGGAAAAGTCACGGTGACTCCGCCGCGTCCGTTTATTGTGGATTTGGATGCTTTGCCGTATCCTGCGTATCATTTGGTGGATATGGAGCAGTACCTAAATCCTGTCAAAATTGAGTACCGCAGCTTTAAGTCCCGTTCGATTAGCATGATTACCAGCCGCGGCTGCCCGTATAACTGCTGTTTTTGCTCGGTTCACCTGCACATGGGCAAAACATTCAGAGCCCACAGCCCAAAGTATGTTGCAGACCACATCCAGTACGTCATCGACAAATTTGGCGTGAAAACCCTGTTTTTCGAGGACGATAACCTCACCTTTGACCAGAAACGTTTCGAGGCAATTTGCGACAAAATGCTTGAGCGCAAAATTAATGTGAACTGGGAAACCCCCAACGGCATCCGCGCCGACCGCCTAAACCTTGAGCTTCTTAAAAAGATGAAAAAGTCAGGCTGTAAAAGCGCATTTTTCGGTGTGGAATCAGGTGACCAGTACGTGCTGGATAATATTATCCACAAAGACCTTGACCTTAAACGTGTGGAGGAAACCGTGAAGCTTTGCAAGCAAATCGGGCTGAAAAGCGGCGCTTTTTTTGTTATAGGTTTTCCTGGGGAAAAGAAAGAGAACATGGAGCGTACTGTCGAGTTTGCGTTGCGTCTTAAACGCGAGTATGATGTGGGGATGCATTTGCTGGTTGCGACGCCTTCGTATGGCACGAAGCTGTATGAGGAATGCCTCAAAAAGGGCTACCTAAAAGAATGCCTTACGCCGCGGGCTTTAGCAGAGGTTAGGCAAACCCGTGGAAACCCTCTCATAGAAACCGAGGACTTCACCGCCGAAGAAGTCAAAGCCATAGCCGAAAACGCACTGCAACAGTACCGCAAAATCTCGCTCATAAATACAATCAAGTACCCTAAAACTACGCTTGAAACTCTCTGGAACCAACCCGGCATAGCTCTTCGCTATATTAAGAACTTGTTTTCGTCTGGGTAA
- the metG gene encoding methionine--tRNA ligase, whose amino-acid sequence MKFTVGKVLVTSAWPYINVTPHLGNLVGSVLSADVAARFFRLRGLDVLMVSGSDTHGTPIEVEAIKEGVSPKVLTDRNHARVSELFRAWEASFDNYTSTESSVHKEFVQQHLMKVYENGYIFSQETQMLYCEHDRRFLPDRFVEGTCPHCGYENARGDQCDKCGRLLEGTLVEPRCSICKNTPAMKTTKHWYIDLSRFAKPLIKFLEENQQIPSNAKNFSLNWIKEGLKPRAVTRDVEWGIPAPFPGAEGKTIYVWVEAVLGYVSATIEACQKAGEPQKWREFWFNKDTKTMYFVGKDNIPFHTIILPALLLASGEDYNLPWNVSATEFLQFKGEKASKSRKIGIWIDEALQVFPLDYWRFFLISTRPETKDTNFSWDFFTDKINADLNDTYGNFIHRTLTFVNSKFGGEVPSQGELDADDQAVLAMVQEKVNAVTRDLEAAKLQSAANTLISLARAGNQYLNEKEPWKLLKTDPPKAATIFYVCIQIVKALAVASSPIMPQTAEQIWQTLGFSSGIEAGMWNQATTTLEEGHKINNPKPLFKKIDATPEELEALLLEARNKVQELKANSS is encoded by the coding sequence TTGAAGTTTACGGTTGGTAAGGTTTTGGTTACTTCGGCTTGGCCGTACATTAATGTGACTCCTCATTTAGGTAATCTTGTGGGTTCGGTTTTGTCGGCGGATGTTGCTGCGCGGTTTTTTAGGTTGCGGGGGTTGGATGTTTTGATGGTTAGTGGTTCGGATACGCATGGGACGCCTATTGAGGTGGAGGCGATTAAGGAGGGTGTGTCGCCTAAGGTTTTGACGGATAGGAACCACGCGCGGGTTTCGGAGTTGTTTAGGGCGTGGGAGGCGAGTTTTGATAACTACACCAGCACTGAAAGTTCTGTTCACAAAGAGTTTGTGCAGCAGCACCTGATGAAGGTTTACGAGAACGGCTACATTTTCTCTCAGGAAACCCAGATGCTCTACTGCGAACATGACCGCCGTTTCTTGCCTGACCGTTTCGTTGAAGGAACCTGCCCCCACTGCGGATACGAAAACGCCCGTGGTGACCAATGTGACAAATGCGGCAGACTCCTAGAAGGCACGCTTGTTGAACCCAGATGCAGCATCTGCAAGAACACACCCGCCATGAAAACCACGAAGCACTGGTACATTGACCTCTCCCGCTTCGCCAAGCCCCTCATCAAGTTCCTTGAAGAAAACCAGCAAATCCCAAGCAACGCCAAAAACTTTAGTCTCAACTGGATAAAAGAAGGCTTAAAACCCCGCGCCGTCACCCGCGACGTAGAATGGGGCATACCCGCGCCGTTTCCCGGAGCAGAAGGCAAAACTATCTATGTCTGGGTTGAAGCCGTCTTAGGCTACGTTTCCGCAACCATAGAAGCCTGCCAAAAAGCTGGGGAACCACAAAAGTGGCGTGAGTTCTGGTTTAACAAAGACACCAAAACCATGTATTTTGTGGGTAAAGACAACATACCTTTCCACACAATCATCTTGCCCGCACTGCTTTTGGCTTCTGGTGAGGATTATAATTTGCCGTGGAACGTATCCGCAACCGAGTTCTTACAGTTCAAGGGCGAGAAAGCCAGCAAAAGCCGCAAAATTGGCATCTGGATAGACGAAGCCCTACAAGTTTTCCCGCTGGATTACTGGCGCTTCTTCCTCATATCTACGCGCCCCGAAACCAAAGACACCAACTTTAGCTGGGACTTTTTCACTGACAAAATCAACGCCGACCTCAACGACACCTACGGCAACTTCATCCACCGCACCCTTACCTTTGTCAACTCCAAATTTGGCGGCGAAGTCCCCTCACAGGGCGAGCTTGACGCTGATGACCAAGCCGTACTCGCTATGGTGCAAGAGAAAGTTAATGCAGTAACTCGTGATTTGGAAGCTGCCAAGCTGCAGTCCGCCGCCAACACGCTCATTAGCTTAGCCCGCGCAGGCAACCAGTACCTCAACGAAAAAGAACCCTGGAAACTACTCAAAACCGATCCGCCCAAAGCGGCAACCATATTTTACGTGTGCATCCAAATTGTAAAAGCACTCGCTGTGGCGTCCTCACCAATTATGCCCCAGACCGCAGAGCAGATATGGCAGACCCTTGGGTTCTCAAGCGGCATAGAGGCGGGCATGTGGAACCAAGCAACGACAACTCTGGAGGAGGGGCACAAAATCAATAATCCTAAGCCGTTGTTCAAAAAAATTGATGCTACCCCCGAAGAGTTGGAGGCTTTGCTTTTGGAGGCACGCAACAAAGTGCAGGAGTTGAAAGCAAATTCCAGTTAA